The DNA segment CAACTCAAGTAACGGCAAAGCGACGTATTTGATTTACTTATGATTATGTACGAACAATACAGAATAATGTTTAGTGAATGTCAGGATGTTCATCGCTGGCGGCAAATACAGTCAACATCATGGTCATTAACGATCCCAGTCGCTTGTAGAAATGCGTACATCGTTGTGCTGCCGACAAATTTAAATCCACGCTTTTTCAGATCTTTTGATAGCTTATCCGACAACGGCGTTGTCGCCGGTGGAAAATCATCTTTCGTTCTCACGTCAATGATTTTGTTGTTGGTAAAACCCCAAACATAATCGCTAAAGCTACCAAACTCTTGTTGAATCTCCAAAAAGCGCTGAGCGTTGTTGATGGCTGATTCTATTTTAGCTC comes from the Vibrio astriarenae genome and includes:
- a CDS encoding DNA-3-methyladenine glycosylase I, which codes for MKRCQWLDESKTDYVEYHDKEWGVPVYEDKVFFEFLVLESAQAGLSWYTILKRREGYRSAFANFDPKIVSTFDSEKVDALLQDSGIIRHRAKIESAINNAQRFLEIQQEFGSFSDYVWGFTNNKIIDVRTKDDFPPATTPLSDKLSKDLKKRGFKFVGSTTMYAFLQATGIVNDHDVDCICRQR